Proteins from a single region of Paramormyrops kingsleyae isolate MSU_618 chromosome 9, PKINGS_0.4, whole genome shotgun sequence:
- the LOC111838652 gene encoding free fatty acid receptor 3, protein MESLLLSVYILTFLIGLPTNILSLCTFCIKVYNKPMPTDILLLNLTVSDLLFLLVLPLKMHEVASHMKWSLPYALCPVTYFVFFSTIYTSSLLLMAVSVDRYLGVAFPVRYRLLKKPLYAAVACVGIWVISSAHCSIVFIVEHLSLGNDTLDTTVCYENFTEEQLNILLPVRLEFFVVIFLAPLLICTFCYLSCIRILSAQSRICHKKKKKAIGMALGTLLVFVICFLPYNSSHVFGYVKGKSPPWRDYTLLLSTFNTCLDPIIFYFSSSTFQTMVKYFMLKIVRLRNLILRSERLSNVTTNTENIRQEN, encoded by the coding sequence ATGGAAAGCCTCCTACTGTCTGTGTACATTCTCACCTTCCTTATTGGCCTACCTACTAACATCCTATCCCTGTGCACCTTTTGCATTAAAGTTTACAACAAGCCCATGCCCACTGATATCCTGTTACTAAACTTAACTGTGTCAGACTTGCTCTTCCTTTTAGTTTTGCCACTGAAGATGCATGAGGTAGCCTCACATATGAAGTGGTCCCTGCCCTATGCCCTGTGCCCAGTCActtactttgtgtttttttccaccatCTACACAAGCTCTCTCCTGCTCATGGCTGTCAGTGTGGACCGTTACTTGGGTGTAGCCTTCCCGGTGAGGTACAGACTGTTGAAAAAGCCACTTTATGCTGCAGTTGCCTGCGTAGGGATCTGGGTCATCAGCTCTGCCCACTGTAGCATTGTCTTCATCGTAGAGCACCTTTCTTTGGGGAATGACACCTTGGACACCACCGTCTGTTATGAGAACTTCACAGAGGAGCAGCTGAACATACTGCTCCCTGTACGCCTGGAGTTCTTTGTGGTGATATTCCTGGCTCCACTTCTCATTTGCACATTTTGCTACTTGAGCTGTATCCGCATCCTCTCTGCTCAGTCCCGGATCTGTcacaaaaagaagaagaaagccATTGGCATGGCTTTGGGGACTCTCCTGGTTTTCGTGATCTGCTTCCTCCCATATAATTCTTCCCATGTTTTTGGCTACGTGAAAGGGAAGAGCCCACCCTGGAGGGACTACACATTGCTCCTCAGCACCTTTAACACATGCTTAGACCCAATCATATTCTATTTTTCCTCCTCTACTTTTCAGACAATGGTCAAGTATTTTATGCTCAAGATTGTAAGATTGAGAAACCTCATTCTCAGATCAGAAAGGCTGTCAAATGTGACAACCAATACTGAAAACATCCGTCAGGAAAACTGA